The following coding sequences are from one Natrarchaeobaculum sulfurireducens window:
- a CDS encoding phosphatase PAP2 family protein, whose product MLVQVLAQLAVVVSLFTIVGIAVVVGRYRLRDTHKEWRERVRAAAPITIFLAVVLLLNSVAREVIPDLSWMIRWKFTWYPIYDLEGQFILWLQDQATPWLTAYFSFIYIYAYVFMLVFPVVAYFALSNTRPLRELLTAYTLNYALGLLLYTLVIAYGPRNLMPELVEALLYDTYPQYQHLTRQVNRNTNVFPSLHTSLAATVAFLAWRTRDVYPVWNVVAAILGVSVAISTMYLGIHWVIDVIAGIGLAYVSVVLAGHLVGRWSLASLRGSR is encoded by the coding sequence ATGTTGGTTCAGGTCCTGGCCCAGCTGGCGGTGGTCGTCAGCCTGTTTACGATCGTCGGCATCGCAGTCGTCGTCGGCCGTTACCGGCTCCGGGATACGCACAAAGAGTGGCGAGAGCGCGTGCGAGCAGCCGCGCCGATCACCATCTTCCTGGCTGTCGTGTTGCTGTTAAACAGCGTAGCCCGCGAGGTCATCCCGGACCTCTCGTGGATGATCAGGTGGAAATTCACCTGGTACCCGATCTACGACCTCGAGGGGCAGTTCATCCTCTGGCTGCAAGACCAGGCGACGCCGTGGCTAACGGCGTACTTTTCGTTTATTTACATCTACGCCTACGTCTTCATGCTGGTGTTTCCGGTCGTCGCTTACTTCGCGCTCTCGAACACCCGGCCGCTCCGGGAGCTGTTGACTGCCTATACGCTCAACTACGCGCTCGGGCTCTTGCTGTACACGCTCGTGATCGCCTACGGCCCGCGCAACCTGATGCCCGAACTCGTCGAGGCACTGCTGTACGACACGTACCCACAGTACCAGCATCTCACCCGACAGGTCAACCGGAACACGAACGTCTTCCCATCGTTGCACACCTCGCTCGCGGCGACCGTCGCTTTCCTCGCCTGGCGGACGCGTGACGTCTATCCGGTCTGGAACGTCGTGGCCGCGATCCTCGGTGTCTCGGTGGCGATCTCGACGATGTATCTCGGCATTCACTGGGTGATCGATGTCATCGCGGGGATCGGCCTCGCGTACGTTAGCGTCGTCCTCGCGGGCCACCTCGTCGGTCGCTG
- a CDS encoding LolA family protein: MNRHRVSAGVVLVAFLMLVAGCQAPAVPSTDGPDDPDPEAVFEAAFVHAEDLEAVSGERTTVVTAGDETQAERVAVTERPYAEYRSEVLESERADREGALYVSNAAGSWWYDPTANTVSVYEANESYESEAVRMARADVAADRLEYYDLEYRGTETVADREAHVLDVTAKDEAVTDGVSVLVGDTEFVYALETVDPADELEVTEQTVWIDAEYDYPLKERVVSEDVDGEPYEFTERFETVIFNDVDEGTSAFDPPENATADDLE; this comes from the coding sequence ATGAACCGTCACCGCGTCTCGGCCGGGGTCGTACTCGTCGCGTTTCTCATGCTGGTGGCTGGCTGTCAGGCACCCGCCGTTCCGTCCACGGACGGTCCCGACGACCCTGATCCCGAAGCGGTCTTCGAGGCAGCGTTCGTCCACGCCGAGGACCTCGAAGCCGTCTCGGGCGAGCGGACGACCGTCGTTACGGCCGGCGATGAAACACAAGCCGAACGCGTTGCTGTGACCGAACGACCGTACGCAGAGTATCGAAGCGAGGTTCTCGAGTCAGAGAGAGCCGACCGCGAGGGGGCTCTCTACGTCTCCAACGCGGCTGGCTCGTGGTGGTACGATCCTACGGCGAACACCGTGAGCGTCTACGAGGCTAACGAGTCGTACGAGAGCGAAGCAGTACGCATGGCCCGAGCCGACGTGGCGGCCGACCGGCTCGAGTACTACGATCTCGAGTATCGCGGCACCGAAACGGTTGCCGACCGCGAGGCCCACGTACTCGACGTGACGGCGAAAGACGAGGCCGTCACTGATGGGGTCTCCGTCCTCGTTGGCGACACCGAGTTCGTCTACGCCCTCGAGACGGTCGATCCAGCCGACGAACTCGAGGTCACCGAACAGACGGTCTGGATCGATGCCGAGTACGACTATCCGCTGAAAGAGCGCGTTGTCAGCGAGGATGTCGACGGGGAGCCCTACGAGTTTACCGAGCGGTTCGAGACAGTGATCTTCAACGACGTCGACGAGGGGACGTCCGCGTTCGATCCCCCTGAGAACGCGACGGCCGACGACCTCGAGTAG
- a CDS encoding ribonuclease P protein component 4, with amino-acid sequence MDVAAERIDRLEALARAATKAGEEGRAREYVRLARRIAERNRLSLPKSFKRSTCDACDVYLIPGNNARIRLRNGHVVVTCSCGTHARYPYDE; translated from the coding sequence ATGGACGTCGCCGCCGAACGTATCGACCGGCTCGAGGCCCTCGCTCGAGCGGCGACGAAAGCCGGCGAGGAAGGGCGCGCCAGGGAATACGTCCGGCTCGCACGGCGGATCGCCGAGCGTAATCGGCTCTCGCTTCCGAAATCGTTCAAGCGGTCGACCTGTGACGCCTGCGACGTGTACCTCATTCCAGGCAACAACGCCCGTATCAGACTCCGGAACGGTCACGTCGTCGTCACCTGCTCTTGTGGCACCCATGCGCGATATCCGTACGACGAGTAG
- a CDS encoding geranylgeranylglycerol-phosphate geranylgeranyltransferase, whose product MAAVETVRGLVELTRPVNVIAASVLTFIGSFVAGGVTAYPLQTGAAVAATGLAVGAGNAINDYFDREIDRINQPERAIPRGAVSPRGALVFSVVLFAMAVGFAVTLPVVAIAIAGINLLALVAYTEYFKGLPGLGNALVAYLVGSTFLFGAAAVGEVGPAVVLAVLAAIATLTREIVKDVEDLEGDLEEGLNTLPIAVGERRALVIATGLLAVGVAASPIPYLLGYFGAAYLVVVVPADAIMLYGVARSFDDPTAGQVQLKYGMFLAALAFIIGRGALEFGGV is encoded by the coding sequence ATGGCAGCGGTGGAGACGGTTCGTGGGCTAGTCGAGTTGACGCGGCCGGTAAATGTGATCGCAGCGAGCGTGTTGACGTTCATTGGTTCGTTTGTTGCTGGTGGTGTCACAGCGTACCCGCTCCAGACTGGGGCGGCCGTGGCGGCAACCGGCCTCGCTGTTGGGGCTGGAAACGCGATCAATGACTACTTCGACCGGGAAATCGACCGGATCAACCAGCCCGAGCGGGCGATCCCGCGTGGAGCGGTTAGTCCGCGCGGGGCGCTTGTTTTTAGTGTCGTCCTCTTCGCGATGGCGGTCGGGTTTGCGGTCACGCTTCCCGTCGTAGCAATCGCCATCGCTGGGATCAATCTCCTCGCACTCGTGGCGTACACCGAATACTTCAAGGGACTGCCCGGTCTGGGTAACGCCCTGGTAGCTTACCTCGTCGGAAGTACGTTCCTGTTCGGGGCAGCGGCTGTCGGCGAGGTCGGGCCAGCCGTCGTTCTCGCCGTTCTCGCGGCGATCGCGACGTTGACGAGAGAGATCGTCAAGGACGTCGAGGACCTCGAGGGGGATCTCGAGGAGGGGTTGAATACGTTACCGATCGCGGTCGGGGAACGCCGTGCGCTCGTCATCGCGACGGGTCTGCTGGCCGTTGGCGTCGCCGCAAGCCCGATCCCGTACCTGCTCGGATACTTCGGTGCGGCCTATCTGGTCGTCGTGGTTCCGGCCGATGCGATCATGCTCTACGGTGTGGCCAGGAGCTTCGACGATCCGACGGCTGGACAGGTCCAGCTCAAGTACGGCATGTTTCTCGCCGCGCTGGCGTTTATTATTGGCCGCGGTGCCCTCGAGTTCGGCGGCGTCTAA
- a CDS encoding RAD55 family ATPase, with product MYDLVDDVPVAEIDPGTNVLIVGPPMVGKRTLAYDILRNGIVHNEGTIVVTTKDSGDKVLEEFTGNLEGNTDHLGIVDCVTKQRGIGTVDDDPRIKYASSPVDMTGIGINLSEYLQEFYEGRGVRNNRVLVHSVSTLLMYSNLQTVFRFLHVFTGRIQSADALGLYVIDATAHDEQTMNTLKQLFDGVITVEDSGGDEPTIETAGL from the coding sequence ATGTATGACCTGGTAGACGACGTTCCGGTGGCTGAAATCGATCCGGGAACGAACGTTCTGATCGTTGGCCCACCGATGGTGGGAAAGCGTACTCTCGCATACGATATCCTTAGAAACGGGATCGTTCACAACGAGGGGACGATCGTCGTCACGACAAAAGACAGTGGCGACAAGGTCCTCGAGGAGTTCACCGGAAACCTCGAGGGGAACACCGATCACCTCGGCATCGTCGACTGCGTCACGAAACAACGCGGTATCGGCACGGTTGACGACGACCCCCGGATCAAGTACGCGTCGTCACCGGTCGACATGACGGGTATCGGGATCAACCTCTCAGAGTACCTTCAGGAGTTCTACGAGGGACGTGGCGTGCGGAACAACCGTGTCCTCGTGCATTCGGTGTCGACGCTGCTGATGTATTCGAATCTCCAGACCGTTTTTCGGTTCCTGCACGTCTTTACCGGTCGAATTCAGAGCGCTGATGCGCTGGGTCTGTACGTCATCGACGCGACGGCGCACGACGAACAGACGATGAACACGCTCAAACAACTGTTCGACGGCGTGATCACGGTCGAAGACAGTGGAGGCGACGAGCCGACGATCGAGACCGCTGGCCTCTGA
- a CDS encoding DUF5798 family protein codes for MGLGSTAKKLQGLSDRAEAMYKQVQELQKRIIHLEEEVDDTHDTVKRLDHQLTEQRALLLAIADELDIDGEEVLAEAAIDEAEHTSEDAGDDTSDESDSSETTVEP; via the coding sequence ATGGGACTTGGAAGCACTGCAAAGAAGCTACAGGGACTCTCGGATCGCGCCGAGGCGATGTACAAACAAGTTCAGGAACTCCAAAAGCGGATCATCCACCTCGAAGAAGAGGTCGACGACACCCACGACACGGTGAAACGACTGGATCACCAGCTCACCGAACAACGGGCGCTTTTGCTCGCGATCGCCGACGAACTCGACATCGACGGTGAGGAGGTCCTCGCAGAGGCAGCGATCGACGAAGCTGAGCACACGTCCGAAGACGCTGGAGACGATACCAGCGACGAGAGTGATTCGAGCGAGACGACTGTGGAACCGTAA
- a CDS encoding PLP-dependent cysteine synthase family protein, with the protein MTTHERPLDSVLETIGRTPLVRLQDGPDGVRIYAKLESFNPGASVKDRIGRYMVERMLERGDVPAGGTIVEPTAGNTGIGLAIAAQQLGLDAIFVVPERFSVEKQQLMAALGADIINTPTEDGMGRAIERAYELADELDDAVVPQQFSNPLNAEAHYATTGPEIYEALDGEVGAVVAGCGTAGTLMGIARYALEQDPDTYVAAVEPEGSLYGEVLGAARKEDEYKIEGIGTHNPSTNELFDPELVDDVYPVSDERAHDELKHLARAEGHLVASSASAASVAAKRVASEIDNGELTTPHETVVTIFPDSSERYLSKGIYGSFDEWSS; encoded by the coding sequence ATGACGACCCACGAGCGACCGTTGGACTCGGTACTCGAGACGATCGGTCGGACGCCGCTCGTCCGGCTGCAGGACGGTCCCGACGGCGTACGGATCTACGCGAAACTCGAGTCGTTCAATCCCGGAGCGAGCGTGAAAGACCGGATCGGCCGCTACATGGTCGAACGGATGCTCGAGCGTGGTGACGTGCCGGCCGGTGGAACGATCGTCGAACCGACGGCGGGGAACACCGGAATCGGACTGGCCATCGCAGCCCAACAGCTTGGACTCGACGCCATCTTCGTCGTCCCAGAACGGTTCAGCGTCGAGAAACAGCAGCTGATGGCCGCCCTGGGCGCAGACATCATCAACACACCCACCGAGGACGGCATGGGACGTGCAATCGAGCGCGCGTACGAACTCGCCGACGAACTCGACGACGCAGTCGTGCCACAACAGTTCTCGAACCCGCTCAACGCCGAAGCCCACTACGCGACGACCGGCCCCGAGATCTACGAGGCCCTCGACGGCGAGGTCGGTGCGGTCGTCGCTGGCTGTGGAACTGCAGGGACGCTCATGGGAATCGCTCGGTACGCACTCGAGCAAGACCCCGACACTTACGTCGCCGCCGTCGAGCCCGAGGGCTCGCTTTACGGCGAGGTCCTCGGCGCAGCCCGCAAGGAAGACGAGTACAAGATCGAGGGAATCGGTACGCACAACCCGTCGACGAACGAGCTCTTCGATCCCGAACTCGTCGACGACGTCTATCCGGTTTCGGACGAGCGAGCCCACGACGAACTCAAACACCTCGCGCGAGCAGAGGGACACCTCGTCGCCTCGAGTGCCAGCGCGGCCAGCGTTGCAGCGAAACGCGTCGCCAGCGAGATCGACAACGGTGAACTTACGACACCACACGAAACGGTAGTAACGATCTTCCCGGACTCGAGCGAACGATATCTCTCGAAAGGAATCTATGGCTCGTTCGACGAGTGGAGTTCCTAG
- a CDS encoding mechanosensitive ion channel family protein, translating to MTLPLVALEAGPIRATLEQAGLPEPVATSAQGLILFVLAFLAVWVVGRAVVLPLVSRALDSREVDRHAQVPLVKITRFGVLFVAVAIAFGFAGFGNFLVSMAGIAAAGALAIGLAMQNVISNFVSGVFIYTDKPFKIGDWIEWDDHSGVVEDISLRVTRVRTFDNELLTVPNSALTESVVKNPTDADRLRLKFVFGIGYGDDIQQATDVIVEEAERHPDILDDPAPTVRLTELGDSDVGLQSRFWIADPGRADFVRIRGEYVTAVKRRFDEEGIDIPYPVRTLEGGLELAEPAGITQPLE from the coding sequence ATGACGCTGCCTCTCGTGGCACTCGAGGCCGGCCCGATCAGAGCCACGCTCGAGCAAGCGGGGCTTCCCGAGCCCGTCGCGACCAGCGCGCAAGGACTTATCCTGTTCGTCCTCGCTTTCCTTGCCGTCTGGGTGGTCGGGCGAGCAGTCGTCCTCCCGCTCGTGAGCCGCGCACTCGACAGCCGCGAGGTCGATCGACACGCCCAGGTTCCACTGGTGAAGATCACGCGATTCGGCGTCCTCTTCGTCGCCGTCGCGATCGCGTTTGGCTTCGCCGGCTTCGGCAACTTCCTCGTCTCGATGGCCGGTATCGCTGCGGCCGGCGCGCTCGCAATCGGGCTGGCCATGCAGAACGTGATCTCGAACTTCGTTTCGGGCGTCTTCATTTACACCGACAAACCGTTCAAGATCGGCGACTGGATCGAGTGGGACGACCATTCGGGAGTCGTCGAGGACATCAGTTTGCGCGTGACGCGTGTGCGAACGTTCGATAACGAACTGTTGACGGTGCCGAACTCTGCACTCACCGAGAGCGTCGTCAAGAACCCGACGGACGCCGACCGGCTTCGCTTGAAGTTCGTCTTCGGGATCGGCTACGGCGACGACATCCAGCAGGCAACGGACGTCATCGTCGAGGAGGCCGAACGCCACCCCGACATCCTCGACGATCCCGCTCCGACCGTCCGGCTGACCGAACTCGGCGACTCCGACGTCGGCCTTCAGTCGCGGTTCTGGATCGCCGACCCTGGCCGCGCCGACTTCGTCCGGATCAGAGGCGAGTACGTCACCGCCGTCAAACGACGCTTCGACGAGGAGGGCATCGATATCCCCTACCCCGTCCGAACGCTCGAGGGGGGCCTCGAACTGGCCGAACCCGCGGGCATCACACAGCCCCTCGAATGA
- a CDS encoding DUF7511 domain-containing protein → MTVNDAPVPEDAQCSGVPLELLTDDERVWTAVPVDATGEDRMCKWISVDADVLCDLEEWR, encoded by the coding sequence ATGACGGTGAACGACGCTCCTGTGCCGGAGGATGCCCAGTGCAGCGGTGTGCCGCTGGAACTACTCACCGACGACGAACGCGTCTGGACCGCCGTCCCCGTCGACGCAACTGGCGAAGACCGGATGTGCAAGTGGATCTCGGTAGACGCCGATGTCCTCTGTGACCTCGAGGAGTGGCGGTGA
- a CDS encoding CoA-binding protein has translation MPVETDAAIRDILEDETIAVVGCSSTPGKAAHDVPSYLLGQGYEIVPVNPFADEVFGRETVDSLADVEDEIDVVCVFRPSEEVQGIVGDALERDDVDSIWTQLGIRDDEAVARAEANGRAVVQDRCMKVEHRRLIA, from the coding sequence ATGCCAGTCGAAACCGACGCCGCCATCCGGGACATTCTCGAGGACGAGACGATTGCCGTCGTTGGCTGCTCGAGTACGCCGGGGAAAGCGGCACACGACGTCCCGTCGTATCTCCTCGGGCAAGGGTACGAGATTGTTCCAGTCAACCCGTTTGCCGACGAGGTGTTCGGCCGAGAGACGGTCGACTCGCTGGCCGACGTCGAAGACGAGATCGACGTCGTCTGCGTGTTCCGTCCGAGCGAGGAGGTCCAGGGGATCGTCGGCGACGCACTCGAGCGCGACGACGTCGATTCGATCTGGACCCAACTGGGGATCCGCGACGACGAGGCGGTCGCGCGGGCCGAGGCCAATGGCCGCGCAGTCGTTCAAGACCGGTGTATGAAAGTCGAGCATCGGCGCCTCATCGCGTAA
- a CDS encoding DUF7563 family protein: MVCVSSTPWSPVDQSACIHCGAHVTQQFARVFGDDRDRAHRCGECDTYARLSRGSAAGLEVSVPDPETSNGRHGGEPDA, encoded by the coding sequence GTGGTCTGCGTGAGTTCCACGCCCTGGAGCCCGGTCGATCAATCGGCCTGTATTCACTGTGGAGCCCACGTCACACAGCAGTTCGCTCGTGTCTTCGGTGACGATCGCGACCGCGCCCACCGTTGCGGTGAATGCGACACCTACGCCCGTCTGAGCCGTGGCTCCGCTGCCGGGCTCGAGGTGTCAGTCCCAGACCCGGAGACGTCGAACGGTCGTCATGGAGGTGAGCCCGATGCGTAA
- a CDS encoding ABC transporter substrate-binding protein has translation MNGSVPDGGRDRLDTSRRAMLAAGGVGLTVATSGCVRQVRSAVNRDEIEQLSVTITTVPADGDRESIQLSRAIRSALEDVGIAVDIDMQAEEECRRTILVNHDFDLYVGRHPGDVDPDFLYESLHSRYADEAGWQNPFGFANTVVDDLLESQRDAGDDERETAIAETLEAVTAEQPFVSICVPEEYRLVRTDRFGGWEDGHLATRHGYLGLEAADDEAVIRAVHTDARVSKNLNPLSAEYREQGTIASLVYDSLATIDADGEVSPWLAADWTIDDGTVDLELREECSFHDGEAVTAADVAFTYELLADTTLGRREFSAPTPLYRGHVSAVEDVSYDDEDGRHLELRIEASEAVAERALLAPILPAHVWTERAAAATVPGVQIAEGTTEALVTDDVPPVGSGPYRFDDRSERDYVAFERFEDHFTLRDAVDLPEPAAGVRFQIDPRSTSAIELIESDDADVTSLPLESYVVDDVLEETGDDVDVHQSESWSFYHLGFNARRAPFSNPNFRRAVAQVLDKAWLVETVFDGHARPVAAPVSDEWLPEELEWDGADPVTPFLGTNGEVDFAAARDAFEEAGYRYADDGTLRVRR, from the coding sequence ATGAACGGATCCGTGCCGGACGGCGGCCGCGACAGACTCGACACGAGCCGTCGCGCCATGCTGGCAGCGGGTGGGGTTGGCCTGACGGTCGCGACCAGCGGCTGCGTCAGACAGGTCCGTAGTGCCGTTAATCGCGACGAGATCGAACAGCTCTCGGTAACCATTACGACGGTGCCGGCCGACGGCGACCGGGAAAGTATCCAACTCTCCCGCGCGATTCGGTCGGCACTCGAGGACGTCGGGATCGCCGTCGACATCGACATGCAAGCCGAAGAAGAGTGTAGACGAACGATCCTGGTCAACCACGACTTCGACCTCTACGTCGGTCGCCACCCCGGCGATGTCGACCCGGACTTCCTCTATGAGAGTCTACACTCGCGATACGCCGACGAAGCGGGCTGGCAGAACCCCTTTGGCTTCGCGAACACGGTGGTCGACGACCTCCTCGAGAGCCAGCGGGACGCTGGCGACGACGAGCGTGAGACGGCCATTGCGGAGACGCTCGAAGCCGTCACCGCCGAACAGCCGTTCGTCTCGATCTGTGTCCCCGAAGAGTACCGACTCGTCCGGACCGACCGGTTCGGCGGCTGGGAGGACGGTCACCTCGCGACGCGTCACGGCTATCTCGGCCTCGAGGCGGCCGACGACGAGGCGGTGATCCGTGCGGTACACACCGATGCCAGGGTGTCGAAGAACCTGAATCCGCTCTCTGCGGAGTACCGCGAGCAGGGGACGATCGCCTCGCTCGTCTACGACTCGCTGGCAACGATCGACGCTGACGGCGAGGTGAGCCCCTGGCTCGCAGCCGACTGGACGATCGACGATGGGACGGTCGACCTCGAACTCCGCGAGGAGTGTTCGTTCCACGACGGCGAGGCGGTCACGGCGGCGGACGTTGCCTTCACCTACGAGTTGCTCGCTGACACGACACTCGGTCGGCGGGAGTTTTCGGCCCCGACGCCGCTCTATCGCGGCCACGTGTCGGCCGTCGAGGACGTCTCGTACGACGACGAGGATGGCCGTCACCTCGAATTACGGATCGAGGCGAGCGAGGCGGTCGCCGAGCGCGCACTGCTCGCACCGATCCTGCCGGCGCACGTCTGGACCGAGCGTGCCGCAGCCGCGACCGTCCCGGGTGTTCAGATCGCTGAGGGGACGACCGAGGCACTCGTTACTGACGATGTCCCGCCGGTCGGCAGTGGCCCCTACCGGTTCGACGACCGAAGCGAACGCGATTACGTCGCGTTCGAACGCTTCGAGGACCACTTCACGCTCCGTGATGCCGTCGACCTCCCAGAGCCGGCCGCTGGCGTCCGGTTCCAGATCGATCCTCGCAGCACCTCGGCGATCGAACTCATCGAGAGCGACGACGCCGACGTCACGAGCCTTCCACTCGAGAGCTACGTCGTCGACGACGTCCTCGAGGAGACGGGTGACGATGTCGACGTCCACCAGTCCGAGTCCTGGTCGTTCTACCACCTCGGGTTCAACGCGCGGCGGGCACCCTTCAGCAACCCGAACTTCCGTCGAGCGGTAGCGCAGGTGCTCGATAAGGCGTGGTTGGTCGAGACGGTGTTCGACGGCCACGCTCGGCCCGTCGCCGCGCCGGTGAGCGACGAGTGGCTGCCCGAGGAACTCGAGTGGGATGGTGCGGACCCGGTCACGCCGTTTCTGGGGACCAACGGAGAGGTAGACTTCGCCGCCGCGCGAGACGCATTCGAAGAGGCGGGCTATCGGTACGCAGACGACGGAACGCTTCGGGTGAGACGCTGA
- a CDS encoding DMT family transporter, translating to MYVTRTTGVSLSTPTVLARFSKYLFALAPMAAAALWGGLYVVSMWGFDSVPPLTLAFMRVAVGAVVLLTVVRLFYPRRTFSRSDLAGFALLGGVVTVSLATQFLGTALTTASQGSLITVMTPIFTVLLGVTLLGERLTGRLLVGIGLATAGTVVVLSGQYQLSELAGAAASGVVLLVIAGATWALYTVWGKPLVQRYSALETATYSCVAAVPMLAALVPLEVVTTGTSLRSIVVTPELVVAVLYLGVLGTAAAWYLWYKGMEYVDATVVSAFFFAQPLVGALLGATLLGESLGSRFVLGGVVMAAGVFLVSTSSDA from the coding sequence ATGTACGTGACTCGAACTACGGGCGTGTCGCTTTCGACGCCGACTGTGTTGGCACGGTTCTCGAAGTATCTGTTCGCGCTGGCTCCGATGGCCGCAGCGGCGCTGTGGGGCGGGCTCTACGTCGTCAGTATGTGGGGATTCGACTCGGTGCCGCCGCTTACGCTTGCGTTCATGCGAGTGGCCGTCGGCGCCGTCGTCTTGCTCACCGTCGTCCGACTGTTCTACCCCCGACGGACGTTCTCTCGGAGCGATCTTGCAGGATTCGCGCTCCTCGGCGGCGTCGTCACCGTCTCGCTAGCGACGCAGTTTCTGGGAACGGCGCTCACGACCGCGAGTCAGGGATCGCTCATTACCGTCATGACGCCGATCTTCACGGTCTTACTCGGTGTCACGCTGCTTGGTGAGCGTCTGACTGGCCGCCTGCTCGTCGGCATTGGGCTGGCGACTGCGGGGACAGTCGTCGTTCTCTCGGGCCAGTATCAGCTCTCGGAGCTGGCCGGTGCTGCGGCTTCCGGCGTCGTCTTGCTCGTGATTGCAGGTGCAACGTGGGCGCTGTATACCGTCTGGGGCAAACCGCTGGTTCAGCGGTACTCGGCGCTCGAGACGGCGACGTACTCGTGTGTCGCTGCCGTGCCGATGCTCGCGGCACTCGTCCCGCTCGAGGTCGTGACGACGGGCACCTCGCTGCGGTCGATCGTGGTGACGCCGGAACTGGTCGTCGCGGTGTTGTATCTCGGCGTACTCGGGACGGCTGCAGCCTGGTACCTCTGGTACAAGGGAATGGAATACGTCGACGCCACCGTCGTTTCGGCGTTTTTCTTCGCCCAGCCGCTCGTCGGGGCGTTGCTCGGCGCGACGCTGCTCGGCGAGTCGCTTGGCTCCCGGTTCGTCCTTGGCGGCGTCGTGATGGCTGCAGGCGTCTTCCTCGTCTCGACGAGTTCTGACGCGTAA
- a CDS encoding YhbY family RNA-binding protein, translating to MDQQELKRRAHDLDVTVWVGKSGIDAVVDELDDQLANEDLVKVKFLRAARAGSSTDEKAADLADRVDAELIETRGHTAVFYR from the coding sequence ATGGATCAACAGGAACTCAAACGCCGTGCACACGACCTCGACGTCACCGTCTGGGTCGGCAAAAGTGGTATCGACGCCGTTGTCGACGAACTCGACGACCAACTCGCAAACGAAGACCTCGTAAAGGTAAAATTCCTCCGGGCAGCCCGTGCGGGCAGTTCAACTGACGAGAAGGCGGCTGACCTGGCCGACCGTGTCGACGCCGAACTCATCGAGACTCGTGGACACACAGCCGTGTTCTACCGATGA
- a CDS encoding helix-turn-helix domain-containing protein: MINLSLSVRQCDCPLSAASRTHDVAFVTPHWHYHHDRSSLELRVLAEGRDRTALEDGLEILSSHEGTERFELLAKSGSTARARLTLGTTETMGTIVENDGYLTGPFENVDGRERWEVGFDDEAAADRALETLDRTEDEYELHDRRRLDPETVLEGLWAETVGSAVLDGVRELTPTERRTLRRAVEDGYYAVPRSTTLGDLATSLEVSDAAVSKTLRRAERKVLAPTKAALESADPRGDGRQPGARRETGRRGRDRREPDRHGSA; this comes from the coding sequence ATGATCAACCTCTCGCTGTCCGTTCGCCAGTGTGACTGTCCGCTGAGCGCGGCGAGCAGGACCCACGACGTTGCGTTCGTCACACCCCACTGGCACTACCACCACGACCGCTCGAGCCTCGAGCTCCGGGTGCTCGCCGAGGGTCGAGATCGGACGGCCCTCGAGGACGGACTCGAGATACTCAGTTCACACGAGGGAACGGAACGGTTCGAACTGCTGGCGAAGTCGGGATCGACCGCCAGAGCGCGACTCACGCTCGGGACCACAGAGACGATGGGAACGATCGTCGAAAACGATGGCTACCTCACGGGTCCGTTCGAGAACGTCGACGGACGCGAACGGTGGGAAGTGGGGTTCGACGACGAGGCCGCCGCTGATCGGGCGCTCGAGACGCTCGATCGCACCGAAGACGAGTACGAACTCCACGACCGACGCCGCCTCGATCCCGAGACGGTTCTCGAGGGACTCTGGGCAGAAACCGTCGGTTCAGCCGTCCTCGATGGCGTACGCGAACTGACGCCGACAGAGCGCCGAACGCTCCGGCGAGCCGTCGAGGACGGCTACTACGCCGTCCCACGGTCGACGACGCTCGGTGATCTCGCTACCTCGCTCGAGGTCTCCGACGCAGCCGTTTCGAAGACGCTCCGGCGTGCCGAGCGAAAAGTGCTCGCGCCGACGAAGGCCGCCCTGGAGTCCGCCGACCCGAGAGGAGACGGACGGCAGCCGGGTGCCCGCCGGGAGACCGGTCGTCGTGGGAGAGATCGACGCGAACCCGATCGTCACGGGAGTGCTTGA